The DNA region TGGCGGCGATCACCCGGACATCCACATCAATCTCTCTGCCCTCGCTTCCCAGTCGTGACACCTGATTTTCCTGCAGGACCCGGAGCAGCTTGGCCTGGATATTTAAGGGCATGTCGCCGATCTCGTCCAAAAATAGTGTTCCGCCATTCGCGACCTCGAATTTTCCTTTGGTGGTCTTTTCTGCGCCGGAAAAGGCCCCTTTTTCAAAACCGAACAGCTCGCTCTCCACCAGGTTCTCTGGAAGGGCTGCGCAATTCAGCGCCACAAACGGCTTTTTTGCTCTGTCACTTTTGTCATGGAGCTCTTTGGCAACTAATTCTTTGCCGGTACCGCTTTCCCCCGAGACTACCACATTGCTCGGAACCCGGGCAATTTTGTTAATAGTTTCCCGCAACTCCTTGGTTTTGTCGCTAATCCCGATGAGATAGGAATCTTGCCCCGAAGCGTTCTTCAGCTGCTTATTTTCCACCATCAACCGGCGCTTTTCCAGGGCGTTTTCGATCACCTGGATCAACTGATCCAGATTTACTTCATTTTTATCAAAGAAGTTATACGCGCCAAGATTTACTGCACGGACGCACCGCTGAAAATTTCCCTGGGCAGTATATACAATCACCGGCACATCACTGGGTCCATTTTTCTCCATGGTTTCCAGCATCTCCAGACCATCCATCACCGGCATCTCCAGATCCAGGATCACCAAATCGATGGCTTCGTCGTCCAGCTTCCCGAGCGCATCCTTACCATTTTCCGCAGTTAACACTTCGTGTTCGGTTTTGCGCTCCAGGTCATAGGCATACTGCTCCCGGATAGTTTTCATATCGTCCACGACAAGCAACGTACTCATATATTATTTCTCCTGTAAATCGTTGAGTTTGGTAGAATGTACATCAGAAAAATCATGTTTGGAGCGGGAGCGTAACGGTGACGGTCGTGCCTTCGCCCTCATCACTCCGGATTTTGACATTTCCGTCAAAGTCCCCGATTATGCGTTTGACGTTCGCCAGGCCCAGCCCGGAACCATCCTCTTTGGTTGTGACTGCCGTCCGAAACAGCTGATCCTGAATTTCTTCCGGGATACCCACGCCGTTATCCTCCCAGGTGAGTCGGACTTTGGTGCCTTCCACCGCTGAGGTAATCCGGATTCGACCGGATTCTTCAAACGCTTCGACGGCATTTTTCAGGATATTCTCAAACGCCCGGCGGAGCTGCACTTCGTCGGCCATGACTCTCGGCTCCTCTTCGGTTAGCTGCATATCGATATCCACAGACTGTCCAGAGATATGCTGATAACTTCCGGCCAGATTCCGGAGAAGAGTATTGACCGACACCGGTTTCCGGTCAATATCAGGCCGGAGTTTGGCGTAATTGCGGGTCAGGTCCTCCAGATAATCCAGGCTTTCGAAGACCGTATTCTTTCGGTCACGGAACACCCGGGAGAGATCTTCGGGTTCCTGCTCCTCAACTTCCGCCCAGTGATTCATGACGTTGCGGATTGGGATGAAGCCGTTTTTAATATCGTGATTCACCTGACGGGCAATGTCGGCCAGGGCAGCTTTTTGTTCCGCCGAGGCAAGTTTAATCCGGTTTTGCCGCAGGCGTTGCACCATATTTTGCAGGGCATCATTCAGGATGCCGATCTCGTCGTTGGTGCGCTCGGTAAAATTGACGTTCAGCGTTTCCAGCGATAAATCGGATGCGGTGGAGGCCAGCCGTTCCAGCGGCTGGGTCACCTGTTTTGTCCGCCAGATTACTGTAGCAATAGCTAACAATATGCCTATCCCGGCGATGAGGTACATTCGGCGATTTAGTCCGACCAATAACCGATTCAATTCCGTGGTCGGATAGTGCATTTGCATTGTTACCGGAGAGTAGCCATCTTTGGTAAAAAGCGGGAGCCGAAAACCCCCAACTGTGTACTGCCGGTGCGAGACATATTGCACAGTTTCCTGGGATTCCAATAGATCAGTCGGTTCAATTTGGACGTGGCCTACGCTATCATTACTCGCTATAGCGATTGAATCCCCCTGGCTCAAGACCAGTGACGTATTGGGAGCCGGCTGGAGCTCCTGAAGGAATTTGTTGCTGATTTCAACGCCGCCAATCAGGTAAAATCGTTGCCCGCTCATAGTCACC from Candidatus Neomarinimicrobiota bacterium includes:
- a CDS encoding sigma-54 dependent transcriptional regulator — its product is MSTLLVVDDMKTIREQYAYDLERKTEHEVLTAENGKDALGKLDDEAIDLVILDLEMPVMDGLEMLETMEKNGPSDVPVIVYTAQGNFQRCVRAVNLGAYNFFDKNEVNLDQLIQVIENALEKRRLMVENKQLKNASGQDSYLIGISDKTKELRETINKIARVPSNVVVSGESGTGKELVAKELHDKSDRAKKPFVALNCAALPENLVESELFGFEKGAFSGAEKTTKGKFEVANGGTLFLDEIGDMPLNIQAKLLRVLQENQVSRLGSEGREIDVDVRVIAATNQDLEEQIENDQFREDLYYRICTHVIQVPPLRERLDDVKPLTLHFVERTCDKFGIPEKTVNPGTFEQLRQYDWSRNNVRELENIVERMIIQCNRNEILPEHIPGDIRKKEAVPSYESGKSFQDLKYQAERQIIISALEEHDWHITNTAKSLDIANHSNLLKIMRRLDIERPE
- a CDS encoding HAMP domain-containing protein, with product MNWLQQIIEKIRKIQIPLSAKFAGTFAVLFFITILVVVLAVRMTVVRQFTTQYREQVNASLQSVQQELQTRHTGISEQLHQFAQKLQGDYEFRLQAAILKNIHQQFIVDYAKNYMSAMGLQALAITDAGGTVLSSGHYRNAFGGQSNWLINGIRMSPDSLVLAELSRPTGDFISLVALDSVTMSGQRFYLIGGVEISNKFLQELQPAPNTSLVLSQGDSIAIASNDSVGHVQIEPTDLLESQETVQYVSHRQYTVGGFRLPLFTKDGYSPVTMQMHYPTTELNRLLVGLNRRMYLIAGIGILLAIATVIWRTKQVTQPLERLASTASDLSLETLNVNFTERTNDEIGILNDALQNMVQRLRQNRIKLASAEQKAALADIARQVNHDIKNGFIPIRNVMNHWAEVEEQEPEDLSRVFRDRKNTVFESLDYLEDLTRNYAKLRPDIDRKPVSVNTLLRNLAGSYQHISGQSVDIDMQLTEEEPRVMADEVQLRRAFENILKNAVEAFEESGRIRITSAVEGTKVRLTWEDNGVGIPEEIQDQLFRTAVTTKEDGSGLGLANVKRIIGDFDGNVKIRSDEGEGTTVTVTLPLQT